From the Candidatus Paceibacterota bacterium genome, one window contains:
- a CDS encoding peptidoglycan-binding domain-containing protein, with product MRKKTKISSLAIIVALTAIFGVNRFALASVTMNIGKDYDYTGRAQIETSLLRSSNKADFYVDNEFYNRLNSNDKTVLNDRLNNLGVEFDNHIYPVLAQTYGYTGRLSQSGQKLNVVIHPLKTGAEGYTRSIDFFDTAHFIDSNNHLTVYLDYNALVKPSTTNLELAAFLAHEFTHIVSLETKDFKYGVSEDTWLAEARSEYSETLLGYPNIDWEHSLLKQRLADFSANNTLDFINWQNSSQNYASVNLFTQYLVEHYGIAVLADTLRTNSLGIDAINIALARNGYSEKFADIYRNWAIANIINDCAADHNKYCYTDDHLGEFVLMPIGYYLPTAGEAYMTANNNLSPWIIHYQKIAGGHDTVEFDFEKPSATGLNKLVYIVVKKDQSREVKTLDLTGTTKASLSLSDFGDANAYLILVLYKEDGVGDYNLTWKASVSVPADQKQAALIASLLKQIDALKQQLAYLLAIKSGSSTVNTPTTVPTNTCGKFNTDLKYGMMNNADVRCLQQFLASQPGIYPLGLITGNYLTYTELAVSDFQDENGISPTGYFGPLTRAAVNGMRGY from the coding sequence ATGCGTAAAAAGACAAAAATTTCCAGCTTGGCTATCATCGTGGCTTTAACCGCTATTTTTGGAGTAAATCGCTTTGCCCTTGCCTCTGTGACTATGAATATAGGGAAAGATTATGATTATACCGGCAGGGCTCAGATAGAAACTAGCTTGCTGCGCAGTTCTAATAAAGCCGACTTCTACGTTGATAATGAGTTTTATAACAGATTAAATTCTAATGATAAGACCGTTTTAAATGATCGCCTAAACAATTTAGGGGTTGAATTTGATAATCATATTTATCCCGTCTTAGCGCAAACCTATGGTTATACCGGGCGGCTGAGCCAGAGCGGGCAAAAATTAAATGTGGTTATTCATCCTCTGAAGACAGGAGCAGAGGGCTATACCAGGTCAATAGATTTTTTTGATACCGCTCATTTTATTGACTCTAATAATCATTTGACCGTTTATTTGGATTACAATGCTTTGGTTAAACCCTCTACTACCAACTTGGAACTAGCGGCTTTTCTAGCGCATGAATTTACTCACATTGTGAGCTTAGAAACCAAAGATTTTAAATACGGAGTAAGCGAGGATACATGGTTAGCCGAGGCGCGTTCAGAATACAGCGAAACGCTTTTGGGCTATCCTAATATTGACTGGGAGCACAGTTTGTTAAAGCAACGCTTAGCTGATTTTAGCGCTAATAACACTTTGGATTTCATTAATTGGCAGAACAGCTCCCAAAATTACGCTTCGGTGAATTTGTTTACTCAATATTTAGTGGAACATTACGGCATTGCCGTTCTGGCAGATACCCTGCGTACCAATTCCCTCGGAATAGATGCCATCAATATTGCCCTTGCCAGAAATGGCTATTCAGAAAAATTTGCCGATATTTATAGAAATTGGGCTATTGCCAATATTATTAATGATTGCGCGGCAGACCATAATAAATACTGCTATACCGATGACCATTTGGGCGAGTTTGTGCTTATGCCCATTGGTTATTATTTGCCTACAGCTGGCGAAGCTTATATGACAGCCAATAACAATCTTAGCCCTTGGATTATTCACTACCAAAAAATTGCCGGCGGACATGATACTGTAGAATTTGATTTTGAAAAGCCAAGCGCCACAGGCTTGAATAAATTAGTTTACATCGTAGTAAAAAAAGACCAAAGCCGAGAGGTAAAAACTCTTGATTTAACTGGCACGACTAAAGCCTCCCTAAGTCTTTCTGATTTTGGGGATGCTAATGCCTATCTAATCTTAGTGCTCTATAAAGAAGACGGCGTAGGGGATTACAATCTGACTTGGAAAGCCTCTGTTAGCGTGCCGGCAGACCAGAAACAGGCAGCCCTTATTGCCAGCCTTCTAAAGCAAATAGACGCCCTTAAGCAACAGCTAGCCTATTTACTGGCTATTAAATCTGGAAGTAGTACCGTTAATACGCCCACAACAGTTCCGACCAATACTTGCGGCAAGTTTAATACAGACCTTAAGTATGGAATGATGAACAATGCCGATGTCCGTTGCCTTCAACAATTCTTAGCTTCTCAACCGGGGATATATCCTCTCGGCTTAATAACTGGCAATTATTTAACTTACACAGAATTGGCGGTTTCTGATTTTCAAGATGAAAATGGCATTTCGCCCACGGGATATTTTGGTCCGCTTACGAGAGCGGCGGTGAACGGGATGAGGGGATACTAA